A window of the Eleutherodactylus coqui strain aEleCoq1 chromosome 8, aEleCoq1.hap1, whole genome shotgun sequence genome harbors these coding sequences:
- the DECR2 gene encoding peroxisomal 2,4-dienoyl-CoA reductase [(3E)-enoyl-CoA-producing] isoform X2, translating into MSALPTAVQPPEDVESDDCLLSYNYLYSPTLLQGRVAFITGGGSGIGFRIAEIFMRHGCDTVIVSRNLQRVTQAAEKLRAATGRHCLALNADVRQPQTLIDAVEESLKTFSRIDILVNNAAGNFLCPASNLSFNAFKSVLDIDTMGTFNASKILFERYFRDHGGVILNITATLSYKGNVLQVHAGSAKAAIDAMTKHLAVEWGPSKVRVNSLAPGPIVGTEGMRRLGGAAAEAMGFWNTIPLQRPGNKTEMAHGALFLVSPLGSYVTGTTLVMDGGSWMTSPNHFATTLGTPPSHL; encoded by the exons ATGTCTGCGCTGCCAACTGCAGTCCAGCCCCCTGAGGATGTTGAGAGTGATGACTGCCTCCTGTCCTACAACTACCTCTACAGCCCGACCCTGCTCCA GGGCAGAGTGGCATTCATCACCGGAGGGGGCTCAGGAATCGGATTCCGCATTGCTGAAATCTTCATGAG GCATGGCTGCGACACCGTCATTGTCAGCAGGAACCTACAGAGGGTGACGCAG GCGGCTGAGAAGTTGCGCGCAGCGACTGGTCGGCACTGTCTTGCATTGAATGCAGATGTGAGGCAACCCCAGACTCTTATAGATGCTGTGGAGGAATCGCTGAAGACCTTCTCCAGAATAGACATCCTTGTGAACA ATGCTGCTGGGAATTTCCTCTGCCCTGCCAGCAACTTGTCTTTTAACGCCTTCAAGTCCGTCTTGGACATAGACACAATGGGCACATTCAATGCCAGCAAGATCCTGTTTGAGCGTTACTTCCGG gatcatGGTGGGGTCATTTTAAACATCACAGCAACGCTGAGCTACAAGGGAAATGTCCTGCAAGTACATGCTGGCAGTGCCAAGGCAGCTATAG ATGCTATGACCAAACACCTGGCAGTTGAGTGGGGTCCAAGCAAAGTGCGGGTAAACAGCCTGGCCCCCGGTCCCATAGTTGGCACAGAAGGAATGCGTAGACTTG GTGGCGCTGCTGCAGAGGCAATGGGCTTTTGGAATACCATTCCCTTACAACGGCCAGGAAATAAGACGGAGATGGCACATGGAGCCCTCTTCTTGGTTAGCCCGCTGGGATCCTATGTGACGGGCACAACCTTGGTTATGGATGGTGGATCCTGGATGACCTCCCCTAATCATTTTGCAACAACGCTGGGTACCCCTCCTTCTCACCTATAG
- the DECR2 gene encoding peroxisomal 2,4-dienoyl-CoA reductase [(3E)-enoyl-CoA-producing] isoform X1, translated as MSALPTAVQPPEDVESDDCLLSYNYLYSPTLLQGRVAFITGGGSGIGFRIAEIFMRHGCDTVIVSRNLQRVTQAAEKLRAATGRHCLALNADVRQPQTLIDAVEESLKTFSRIDILVNNAAGNFLCPASNLSFNAFKSVLDIDTMGTFNASKILFERYFRDHGGVILNITATLSYKGNVLQVHAGSAKAAIDAMTKHLAVEWGPSKVRVNSLAPGPIVGTEGMRRLGGAAAEAMGFWNTIPLQRPGNKTEMAHGALFLVSPLGSYVTGTTLVMDGGSWMTSPNHFATTLDLWSSEMKKSK; from the exons ATGTCTGCGCTGCCAACTGCAGTCCAGCCCCCTGAGGATGTTGAGAGTGATGACTGCCTCCTGTCCTACAACTACCTCTACAGCCCGACCCTGCTCCA GGGCAGAGTGGCATTCATCACCGGAGGGGGCTCAGGAATCGGATTCCGCATTGCTGAAATCTTCATGAG GCATGGCTGCGACACCGTCATTGTCAGCAGGAACCTACAGAGGGTGACGCAG GCGGCTGAGAAGTTGCGCGCAGCGACTGGTCGGCACTGTCTTGCATTGAATGCAGATGTGAGGCAACCCCAGACTCTTATAGATGCTGTGGAGGAATCGCTGAAGACCTTCTCCAGAATAGACATCCTTGTGAACA ATGCTGCTGGGAATTTCCTCTGCCCTGCCAGCAACTTGTCTTTTAACGCCTTCAAGTCCGTCTTGGACATAGACACAATGGGCACATTCAATGCCAGCAAGATCCTGTTTGAGCGTTACTTCCGG gatcatGGTGGGGTCATTTTAAACATCACAGCAACGCTGAGCTACAAGGGAAATGTCCTGCAAGTACATGCTGGCAGTGCCAAGGCAGCTATAG ATGCTATGACCAAACACCTGGCAGTTGAGTGGGGTCCAAGCAAAGTGCGGGTAAACAGCCTGGCCCCCGGTCCCATAGTTGGCACAGAAGGAATGCGTAGACTTG GTGGCGCTGCTGCAGAGGCAATGGGCTTTTGGAATACCATTCCCTTACAACGGCCAGGAAATAAGACGGAGATGGCACATGGAGCCCTCTTCTTGGTTAGCCCGCTGGGATCCTATGTGACGGGCACAACCTTGGTTATGGATGGTGGATCCTGGATGACCTCCCCTAATCATTTTGCAACAACGCTGG